The sequence ACAGGAATTAATTTATCAATAACACAAACAACCTCTTTTCCCAATGGCGCTTTATTTTTTCTAACCTCTGTGGAGCTATGTAATACAGGTGATACAGACTTAACTGATGTGTATTATACGAGAAATGTAGACCCAGATCAGGATGTAGATAATTGCGGTTCGTATCAAACTGAAAATGTTATAGTTTATAATTATCCATCAGATGATACTGCTCTTGTTACTGCTGATGGAGAATCTTGCGGTTGTTTTTTAGGCATTGGTGCTGTAGATAATCGTGCCCGTGTTAGTTATGGCAATTTCTTTATTTCACCATCTACGCCTTCCGATGCATGGACAGGAACTGGTGGTTACAGTATTTCAGGCAGTACTTCTTGTGACTGTGCTGTGCAAATTACTTTTAAAGTGGATATTCCTGCAGGAGAATGTACAATTATAAATTATGCGCATGTGCTTGATCCTTCCGATCTGCAAGATGCTTTAGAAGCTACACTTTCCGGAGGAGTGGGACTAACTGCCAACGGTGTGAGTATTTCTGCGACGGGTCAATATGCTGTTTGTGAAGTTGGAGATACGGTTATTCTGGAAGCGAATGGTGATCCTGCAGTTACCTGGACTTGGTCGCCTGATATTTATTTAAGCAGTACCGTTGGTGATTCAATTGTTGCAACGCCAGAGGAAACTACAACATATACAGTAACAGGTGTTGGTGGTGAATGTGGAGATATAACAACTTCCTTCACCTTAATTGTTGATGAAGATGAATTGTCTGATGCAGGGCCTGATCAATCAATATGTATTGGTTCATCAACTACCTTAAGCGGATTTGGTGGTCCAGCAGAAAATATATATTTATGGTCTCCGGATTTAGGTTTAAGCGATCCCAATATTTCAAATCCTGTTGCTTCTCCAATTACTACAACAGCCTATACTTTAACCACTTATGATACACTCGGCTGCCCAGCTTATTCTGCGGTATTAATTACAGTTGATCCACTTCCCATTATCAATGCAGGTGCTGATGTAGCAATTTGTGTGGATGGTGAAATTGAATTGGAAGCTACAGGTGGTGTGAGTTATGTCTGGACTCCTGCAATTGGTTTAAGCAATCCAAATATTGCAAACCCTAATTGTACAGTGGATGATGAAACTACTTATACGGTTACAGGAACGGATGAAAACGGTTGTATAAATACTGATGAAATTACAGTTTCTGTAAATTATTTACCCGAAATTATTGCTACGGCAAATCCATATACAATTGATGTTTTTCTTGGAGAAACAACACAATTAGACGTGGTTACGGGTGGAATTATTTTCAATTGGTCTCCTCCAAATGGATTAAGTGATCCGAATATTCAAAATCCAATAGCTCAACCGGAGGATACAACGATTTACACAGTTACCGTAACTGATCAGTATGGTTGTGTAAATACTGATACTGTTATAGTAAATGTAATTGGAGAGTTGAAAGTGTTATTGCCAAATGCCTTTTCACCTAATGGCGATGGAGTAAATGATTATTATTACCCGGCAGTAAGCGGGAGTGGTGATTTAGAATACTATGCAATTTATAACCGCTGGGGCGAAATGATATTTGAAAATACTGCACCAAATACAGCAGATGGCAGCAATGGTTGGGATGGGACATGGAATGGAACTGAGGCAGAAGTGGGCTCTTATGTTGTAATTGCTCGTGCTAAGAAATCATTTGATGAAGCTATACAAACTATAAATGGAACATTTGTATTGATTCGATAAGCACTTCAAAAGGGCTTACTTTTTTGTAGTGCAAATTCAAGGAATTGTCATTTTGTAATACTTCATAATTACACACACAGTGTAATTTGATATACGTTTAGTTTAATAGTAACTTTAGACAGATTTTTTAAAAGCAACTTAAAAAGTAATTATGAAAAAAATTTACCTCCTTACAGTATTAGTGTCTGGTTTTCTTTTCTTAACGACACAATCAGCAATTGCCCAAACGGAAATTCCTGTGGCATCATTTGATGAGAATATGGTTTTGACTATTCCAACAGATGCAGAATTATCACCTGTTTATACGGTTGATATCTCAAACATGGGCTTCAAAGATGCTGCAGCAGCAGATCGCTTTTTCAGAAGTATGACTGATAATCTTGTAAATGCTAAAGTTGACTATGCAGCACAAACAGCAACAGTACATTTAATGCTGCAGTATGCACCTACACCTGATTGGGGTGTTGCAAAATGGAACACCTATTTTACCAGTGTTTCATCTCGTTACTTAGGCGCCTACAATAAATTTAACGAATAACATGGGAGTTGGAAATATTTATAAAATACCGGCTTTAATGGCGGT is a genomic window of Bacteroidota bacterium containing:
- a CDS encoding gliding motility-associated C-terminal domain-containing protein, which translates into the protein MNLKFNTSLIVFMILSLIAFKGNSQMVGGDVFLQGCFIELGISECGVYGSSATPPDGPLGEYHGININGLGFIADHEKDGWDESTGAGEPNFCGDYFTPGSPEEGWAIEWDGDVWENHYLPCLGYGETGFGAADMDGSITSYVDAAGVQLAVWEGELDETGINLSITQTTSFPNGALFFLTSVELCNTGDTDLTDVYYTRNVDPDQDVDNCGSYQTENVIVYNYPSDDTALVTADGESCGCFLGIGAVDNRARVSYGNFFISPSTPSDAWTGTGGYSISGSTSCDCAVQITFKVDIPAGECTIINYAHVLDPSDLQDALEATLSGGVGLTANGVSISATGQYAVCEVGDTVILEANGDPAVTWTWSPDIYLSSTVGDSIVATPEETTTYTVTGVGGECGDITTSFTLIVDEDELSDAGPDQSICIGSSTTLSGFGGPAENIYLWSPDLGLSDPNISNPVASPITTTAYTLTTYDTLGCPAYSAVLITVDPLPIINAGADVAICVDGEIELEATGGVSYVWTPAIGLSNPNIANPNCTVDDETTYTVTGTDENGCINTDEITVSVNYLPEIIATANPYTIDVFLGETTQLDVVTGGIIFNWSPPNGLSDPNIQNPIAQPEDTTIYTVTVTDQYGCVNTDTVIVNVIGELKVLLPNAFSPNGDGVNDYYYPAVSGSGDLEYYAIYNRWGEMIFENTAPNTADGSNGWDGTWNGTEAEVGSYVVIARAKKSFDEAIQTINGTFVLIR